From a region of the Lactuca sativa cultivar Salinas chromosome 4, Lsat_Salinas_v11, whole genome shotgun sequence genome:
- the LOC111898196 gene encoding uncharacterized protein LOC111898196: MEFLKSFDSDDDVEFVETFFNVVQHVHAEESSNAARTRAVINRDRQAVHDLLVRDYFADNCLYNDDSFEHRFRLNKAIFLHISNVLQSRYNFFKQKPDARGRMGFSSIQKCAVALRYLGYGIAFDASDEYLKVSEMTAVECVDWFSTCVYEVFHEEYLRKPTQRDIERLYSAHEERHGFPGMLGSLDCTHVAWEKCPSAWRGQFTRGNIGEPTIILETVASQDLWIWHAFFGVPGSNNDLNFLGQSPLFNDIWTGKAPDMTFTVNGHAYKYDYYIGDGIYPDYSTLMKAYLVPRSEKANFFTKKQESARKDIERAFGVLKQT; encoded by the coding sequence ATGGAGTTTTTAAAAAGTTTTGACTCGGATGACGATGTAGAATTCGTTGAGACATTCTTCAATGTTGTGCAACACGTTCACGCTGAAGAAAGTTCGAATGCAGCGCGTACAAGGGCGGTCATCAATCGTGATCGCCAAGCCGTACACGACTTATTGGTACGTGATTACTTTGCTGATAATTGTCTTTATAATGACGACTCATTCGAACATCGTTTCCGTCTGAATAAGGCTATATTTTTACATATTAGTAATGTTTTACAATCTCGTTAtaattttttcaaacaaaaacccgACGCTAGAGGTAGAATGGGTTTTAGTAGTATACAAAAATGTGCGGTTGCTCTTAGGTATTTGGGATACGGTATAGCATTTGATGCATCTGATGAATACTTGAAAGTATCCGAGATGACCGCAGTTGAATGCGTAGATTGGTTTTCTACATGTGTTTATGAGGTTTTTCACGAAGAATATTTGCGTAAACCTACTCAACGTGATATTGAGAGATTATATTCGGCTCATGAAGAGAGGCATGGATTTCCTGGTATGCTTGGCAGTCTAGATTGTACGCATGTGGCTTGGGAAAAATGTCCAAGTGCATGGCGTGGTCAGTTCACTCGAGGAAATATAGGTGAACCAACTATCATCCTAGAAACTGTTGCATCTCAAGATTTGTGGATATGGCATGCCTTTTTTGGAGTACCGGGGTCTAACAACGACCTTAATTTTCTTGGTCAGTCTCCACTTTTCAACGATATTTGGACCGGCAAAGCACCTGATATGACGTTCACAGTAAACGGACACGCGTACAAATACGATTACTACATTGGTGATGGGATATACCCGGATTATTCTACATTGATGAAGGCATACTTGGTTCCTCGAAGTGAAAAAGcaaatttttttacaaaaaaacagGAATCGGCGAGAAAGGATATCGAGAGGGCATTTGGAGTCCTTAAGCAAACATGA